ACTGCACCCAATCGATTTAAATCCACAAATTCGGCGTACTCTGCCCCTGAGCCAAATGTTCCACTTGCCACAGTCACAGGATTTTGAAATTCAACCCCTGCAATCTCTACCTTCATATTTGGTGCCATTAGATTTCTACCTCCTCAGCTAAAAATACTGGTCCATCTTTGCAAATTCTTCGATTGTTGACCTGTGAGTGATGATCAACTTCCTTTGTCTTGCACACACAAGCTAGGCATGCCCCCACTCCACAAGCCATTTTCTCTTCCAAGGAGATGTAACAGCGAATATGATTTTCCTTTGCATATGCCTTGATTGCTCGAAGCATTGGTGTCGGGCCACAGGCCATAATGGTATCGCCCTTAATTTTTCTTTCTCGAATGGCATCGAGGACATTGCCCTTTACGCCCTCGCTTCCATCTTCTGTGGCCACCACTATTTCACCATAGGCTTTAAATTCCTCTGCCAAAAATAATTGATTATCCCGATATCCCATGACTGCAGTCTTTTTTCCTACCTCAGGGAGCTGTTTCATCAACTCTAACATCGGCGGAATTCCAATACCTCCACCAATCAAAATCACATCTCCCATATCCTCAAGTAAAAATCCATTGCCAAGAGGTCCTAAAACTTCAATCTCATCTCCCGCACCTAATTTTGCAATTTCTGCAGTTCCTGTCTTTTCTCCTGTCACACGATAAACGAGGCGAAGCTCCCCCTTTTCTCTATCAATACCACAAATACTGATTGGTCTTGGTAGCAATCTCGCTGCATCATCAACATAGAGAGAGACAAATTGCCCCGGCACTGCCTCTTCAACCATTTCCTTGCACGCCAAACGCAGGTCATAGATATGTGGTCCAATACAGCTTTGCGAAATCACTCGCACACGCCTCTTTTGCTTGCTCATTATTTCCTCTCCCATTTCCATTTACTTTACTTTTTATCCGTATTATCCGTACTATTTTACCTTATTTGCATTGTCAACATTGTTAACCTTGTCATTATAGCACCCGATTGATATCCGCAATCATATCCATCGTCGCCTGACGAGATGCCTCAAAGAAATTCTCCTCACCAAACTTTTGATACTTTTCTTGGCGATAGGCAGCAATAATTCCTCTCGATGAGTTGACCACTGCACCGAGTCCATCCTCATTAAAACAATATCGTAAATCCTCTGCCGTTCCCCCTTGAGCACCGTATCCTGGCACAAGAAAATAAGTATTTGGCATTAACTTTCTCAAAACCTTACTCATCTCAGGATAAGTTGCACCGACCACAGCACCGACATTGGAATAGACTCCATCCATGCTCTCTTTTCCCCATGCAACCACCTTCTCCGCCACATGCTCATAGAGTGCCCTTCCATCAATTAAGCGATCCTGAAACTCTCCACTGGATGGATTTGATGTCTTTACCAAGACAAAAATGCCCTTATCATCGCTGTTACAAACATCAACAAATGGCTTAATTCCATCACTTCCAAGATATGGATTGACCGTGAGCATATCGGCATCAAATCCCTTGCAAACGGTATTTCCCACCTGAACATGTCCAATATGTCCCACTGCATATGCGGTCGAAGTTGAGCCAATATCTCCCCTCTTTGCATCAGCAATAACAATCAATCCCTTTTCCTTACAATACTTTACGGTCTTATCATACGCCACTAACCCAGCAAGACCAAATTGCTCATACATGGCAATCTGTGGCTTTACCGCTGGAATCAAATCAGCTACGGCATCGATAATTGCCTGATTAAACTTCCAAATGGCATCTGCTGCCCCCTCTAAGGTCTCACCATATTCTTTCAATGAAGTCTCCACTATATGCTTTGGAACATAGGATAACATTGGATCCAATCCCACACATATCGGTGCCTTTGTCTTTTGGATTTTCTCGATTAATCTGCTGATCATAAATTGAATTCTGCCATTGATATTGACTGTAGAC
This region of Lachnospiraceae bacterium oral taxon 096 genomic DNA includes:
- a CDS encoding dihydroorotate dehydrogenase electron transfer subunit, producing MSKQKRRVRVISQSCIGPHIYDLRLACKEMVEEAVPGQFVSLYVDDAARLLPRPISICGIDREKGELRLVYRVTGEKTGTAEIAKLGAGDEIEVLGPLGNGFLLEDMGDVILIGGGIGIPPMLELMKQLPEVGKKTAVMGYRDNQLFLAEEFKAYGEIVVATEDGSEGVKGNVLDAIRERKIKGDTIMACGPTPMLRAIKAYAKENHIRCYISLEEKMACGVGACLACVCKTKEVDHHSQVNNRRICKDGPVFLAEEVEI
- the pyrF gene encoding orotidine-5'-phosphate decarboxylase — encoded protein: MISRLIEKIQKTKAPICVGLDPMLSYVPKHIVETSLKEYGETLEGAADAIWKFNQAIIDAVADLIPAVKPQIAMYEQFGLAGLVAYDKTVKYCKEKGLIVIADAKRGDIGSTSTAYAVGHIGHVQVGNTVCKGFDADMLTVNPYLGSDGIKPFVDVCNSDDKGIFVLVKTSNPSSGEFQDRLIDGRALYEHVAEKVVAWGKESMDGVYSNVGAVVGATYPEMSKVLRKLMPNTYFLVPGYGAQGGTAEDLRYCFNEDGLGAVVNSSRGIIAAYRQEKYQKFGEENFFEASRQATMDMIADINRVL